From Thalassotalea euphylliae, the proteins below share one genomic window:
- a CDS encoding HlyD family secretion protein, translating to MSAEKTFKRWMGSLIVLFILLFAYIVIADRHAPLTSEGRVQSYVVQLSPEITGTVVDVHVHNNQQVKKGDVIISIDRRKFEIALDKAKLSLQSAIDQENTLYSQREAAQARIARANATYNNAKLEHARIEKLFDQALISKAQLDDALAALQVASANLRAEQESLNVVESQLGAARGQSTPVKIARNSIEQAELDLQYTQILAPNDGIVTNLQVQKGTIARANQPILTFVPTETMWVTADFREKSLANTTQGNSAFVTFDAFPGKIYRFSLASRDFGISAVQQAPDGTLAKVEVNNRWVRDAQRIRVNFDSEDELPAGLFVGSRATVTISPNQSDFWSMMAKAQIKLVSWYHYIY from the coding sequence TTGTCTGCTGAAAAAACGTTTAAGCGCTGGATGGGGTCACTAATTGTCCTATTTATTTTACTATTTGCATATATTGTTATTGCAGATCGTCATGCGCCATTAACAAGTGAAGGTCGTGTACAAAGCTATGTTGTACAGCTGTCACCTGAAATCACAGGTACAGTAGTTGACGTGCATGTTCACAACAACCAGCAGGTCAAAAAAGGCGACGTGATTATCTCAATTGATCGCCGTAAATTTGAAATTGCCTTAGATAAAGCCAAGTTGTCTTTGCAATCCGCCATTGATCAAGAAAACACCCTGTACTCGCAACGCGAAGCAGCACAAGCGCGAATCGCTCGCGCTAACGCGACCTACAACAATGCCAAGCTTGAGCATGCCCGCATTGAAAAGTTATTTGACCAAGCATTAATTTCAAAAGCTCAATTAGACGATGCGCTTGCCGCGTTGCAAGTCGCTTCAGCCAACCTAAGAGCAGAGCAAGAAAGTCTCAATGTCGTTGAAAGCCAGTTAGGTGCAGCACGCGGCCAAAGCACGCCAGTTAAAATCGCACGTAATAGCATTGAGCAAGCAGAGCTTGACTTACAGTACACGCAAATTCTTGCGCCAAACGATGGTATCGTCACTAACTTGCAAGTACAAAAAGGCACCATTGCCAGAGCCAACCAGCCGATCTTAACGTTTGTCCCAACCGAAACTATGTGGGTAACGGCTGATTTTCGTGAAAAATCACTGGCTAACACCACGCAAGGCAACAGTGCTTTTGTCACCTTTGATGCTTTTCCGGGCAAAATTTATCGCTTTAGCTTGGCAAGCCGAGACTTTGGTATCTCAGCCGTGCAGCAAGCGCCTGATGGCACACTAGCAAAAGTTGAAGTGAACAACCGTTGGGTACGAGACGCACAGCGTATTCGCGTGAATTTTGACAGCGAAGATGAGTTACCTGCTGGCTTATTCGTTGGTTCACGCGCAACGGTCACCATCTCCCCTAACCAAAGCGATTTCTGGTCAATGATGGCAAAAGCACAAATTAAATTAGTGAGCTGGTATCACTACATTTACTAA
- a CDS encoding DUF2955 domain-containing protein yields the protein MKAMRIWFVSSLGLALSMIFDWNYGFLAVLIPAFVLNLEKGFGLPFIVMLVFSIIFGSAEATIILELFQTHPLLLTGAVGIFMLIKCIAMMHQITYLFGFMGIFIGSMVFNYASYDYFDITDFNINMWIIALISVFNYLLAHWLFPNPKSAEPAPEEDPFAAKTEAEKIAQVAMGWIVAMSLFFVFQTMELIDSLAVLVSVVIMLSPLSLQGGIGVGKVRVIGTALGCIMGLVLHVILGKWINNPLLFWLGFTILMGVISLLFNKGMIPSAIGFSATSAFSVPLTTAFIPGQQDATFSILYRFSSIFVGVVVLVMVMTVAHQSINKFIIAPKQKRAARKLGDKTPA from the coding sequence ATGAAAGCAATGCGTATTTGGTTTGTCAGCTCGCTCGGGTTGGCACTCAGCATGATTTTTGACTGGAACTACGGCTTCTTAGCGGTACTCATTCCAGCCTTTGTGCTGAATTTAGAAAAAGGTTTTGGCCTGCCATTTATTGTCATGCTGGTGTTTTCCATCATTTTTGGCTCAGCCGAAGCCACCATTATTCTTGAGCTATTCCAAACGCATCCGTTATTGCTCACCGGTGCCGTTGGCATCTTTATGCTGATTAAGTGCATTGCCATGATGCACCAAATTACCTATCTCTTTGGTTTTATGGGGATCTTTATTGGCTCTATGGTGTTTAATTACGCCAGCTATGACTACTTTGATATTACCGATTTTAATATCAATATGTGGATTATCGCACTCATTAGTGTCTTCAACTATTTACTCGCACACTGGCTTTTTCCTAATCCTAAAAGTGCAGAACCCGCGCCAGAAGAAGATCCATTTGCCGCCAAAACCGAAGCCGAAAAAATTGCACAAGTTGCGATGGGCTGGATTGTTGCGATGAGCCTGTTCTTTGTTTTCCAAACCATGGAACTTATTGACTCGCTAGCGGTACTCGTATCGGTGGTCATTATGCTTTCACCATTGAGTCTGCAAGGTGGCATTGGCGTCGGCAAAGTACGGGTGATCGGCACTGCGCTTGGCTGTATTATGGGACTTGTGCTGCACGTGATACTGGGCAAATGGATAAATAATCCACTGCTATTCTGGCTTGGCTTTACCATTTTGATGGGCGTGATCAGCCTGTTATTTAACAAAGGCATGATCCCATCAGCGATCGGTTTTTCAGCAACCTCGGCATTTTCAGTGCCGTTGACAACGGCATTTATTCCGGGTCAGCAAGATGCAACCTTCTCAATACTCTACCGCTTTAGCTCGATATTTGTTGGCGTTGTGGTTTTGGTCATGGTCATGACCGTTGCGCACCAAAGCATAAACAAATTTATTATTGCTCCCAAGCAAAAGCGCGCAGCGCGAAAGCTTGGCGATAAAACACCTGCTTAG